A genomic segment from Brevundimonas sp. SORGH_AS_0993 encodes:
- a CDS encoding DUF6481 family protein — translation MKDLKTGFTDRLSAQQEAKKALLAKFKPKPAAPDPEFERLAEKRAAEKEALRQQHELAKAELRREKAEKDAARLAAEMAAQEAIDAEKRADRKARKQLTKEEQKAKRDARYAARKARR, via the coding sequence ATGAAAGATTTGAAGACCGGATTCACCGACCGCCTGAGCGCTCAGCAGGAAGCCAAGAAGGCCCTGCTGGCCAAGTTCAAGCCCAAGCCCGCCGCCCCCGATCCCGAGTTCGAACGCCTGGCTGAGAAGCGGGCCGCCGAAAAGGAGGCCCTGCGTCAGCAGCACGAACTGGCCAAGGCCGAACTGCGCCGCGAAAAGGCCGAGAAGGACGCCGCGCGGCTGGCCGCCGAAATGGCCGCCCAGGAAGCCATCGACGCCGAGAAGCGCGCCGACCGCAAGGCCCGCAAGCAACTGACCAAGGAAGAGCAGAAGGCCAAGCGGGACGCCCGCTACGCCGCGCGCAAGGCGCGCCGCTAA
- the trxB gene encoding thioredoxin-disulfide reductase: MTQARTVRVAIIGSGPAGWTAAIYAARASLNPVVIAGLQPGGQLTITTDVENYPGFAETIQGPWLMEQMQAQALHVGTEVIHDIVVSADLSRRPFRLTLDGGDEILAETVIISTGAQAKWLGLDSEAAYQGFGVSACATCDGFFYRGKQVVVVGGGNTAVEEALFLTNFASKVTVVHRRDEFRAEKILQDRLFAHPKVEVIWDVAVEEIVGVVDGVARNVTGVRLKNVKDGSTQEIPADGVFIAIGHAPSSELFKGQLEVNAGGYIRVRPGTASTAIEGVWAAGDVTDDVYRQAVTAAGMGCMAALEAARFLAEEDHVRANHPISHAEAEKIGVW; the protein is encoded by the coding sequence ATGACCCAAGCTCGCACCGTTCGCGTCGCCATCATCGGCTCCGGCCCCGCCGGCTGGACCGCCGCCATCTACGCCGCCCGCGCCTCGCTGAACCCCGTCGTCATCGCCGGCCTCCAGCCCGGCGGCCAGCTGACCATCACCACTGACGTCGAGAACTATCCCGGCTTCGCCGAGACGATCCAGGGCCCGTGGCTGATGGAGCAGATGCAGGCCCAGGCCCTGCACGTCGGAACCGAGGTCATCCACGACATCGTCGTCTCCGCCGACCTGTCCCGGCGCCCGTTCCGGCTGACGCTGGACGGCGGCGACGAGATCCTGGCCGAGACGGTCATCATCTCCACCGGCGCCCAGGCCAAATGGCTGGGTCTGGACTCGGAGGCCGCCTATCAGGGCTTCGGCGTCTCCGCCTGCGCCACCTGCGACGGCTTCTTCTATCGCGGCAAACAGGTCGTGGTGGTCGGCGGCGGCAACACCGCCGTCGAAGAGGCGCTGTTCCTGACCAACTTCGCGTCCAAGGTCACGGTCGTCCACCGCCGCGACGAGTTCCGCGCCGAGAAGATCCTTCAGGACCGCCTGTTCGCCCACCCCAAGGTCGAGGTGATCTGGGACGTGGCGGTGGAAGAGATCGTGGGCGTCGTGGACGGCGTCGCCCGAAACGTCACGGGCGTGCGCCTGAAGAACGTCAAGGACGGCTCGACCCAGGAAATCCCCGCCGACGGCGTCTTCATCGCCATCGGCCACGCCCCCTCGTCCGAACTGTTCAAGGGCCAGCTAGAGGTCAACGCGGGCGGCTATATCCGCGTCAGGCCCGGCACGGCCTCCACCGCCATCGAGGGGGTCTGGGCCGCCGGGGACGTGACCGACGACGTCTATCGCCAGGCCGTCACCGCCGCCGGCATGGGCTGCATGGCCGCGCTGGAGGCCGCCCGCTTCCTGGCCGAGGAAGACCACGTCCGGGCCAACCATCCGATCAGCCACGCCGAGGCCGAGAAGATCGGCGTCTGGTAG
- the greA gene encoding transcription elongation factor GreA, protein MEKVPMTGEGYRALDDQLKQLKSVERPSVIAAISEAREHGDLSENAEYHAAKERQGWIEGQIAEIEDKISRAQVIDVSKLSGSQVKFGATVTVVDEDTEEESRYQIVGEHEADVKKGKISIASPIARALISKEVGDVVEVNTPGGVKAYEILKVEWK, encoded by the coding sequence ATGGAAAAAGTGCCGATGACGGGCGAGGGCTATCGGGCCCTCGACGATCAACTGAAGCAATTGAAGTCGGTCGAAAGGCCCAGCGTCATCGCGGCCATCTCCGAGGCCCGCGAGCACGGCGACCTGTCCGAAAACGCCGAGTATCACGCCGCCAAGGAGCGTCAGGGCTGGATCGAGGGCCAGATCGCCGAGATCGAGGACAAGATCAGCCGCGCCCAGGTCATCGACGTATCGAAACTGTCGGGCAGCCAGGTCAAGTTCGGCGCCACCGTCACCGTGGTCGACGAGGACACCGAGGAAGAGAGCCGCTATCAGATCGTCGGCGAACACGAAGCCGACGTGAAGAAGGGCAAGATCTCCATCGCCTCCCCCATCGCCCGCGCCCTGATCTCCAAGGAGGTCGGCGACGTGGTCGAGGTCAACACCCCCGGCGGCGTGAAGGCTTACGAAATCCTCAAGGTCGAGTGGAAGTAG
- a CDS encoding glutathione S-transferase, with amino-acid sequence MIKVHHLNDSRSQRVLWLLEELGLEYEVVRYARDARTRLAPPALRAVHPLGKSPVIQDGEVVVAETGAIVEYLLDAYGAGRLRPAAGTQEARRFTYWLHYAEGSAMPPLLLKLVFSLLPRRAPALLRPLVQGVSNKAIAGFVEPQLRDHVGFWEAELGRSEWFAGDGFTAADIMMSFPVEAGADRAFDPAERPRLRDFLTRIHARPAYRRALERGGPYAYA; translated from the coding sequence ATGATCAAGGTCCACCATCTGAACGACAGCCGCTCCCAGCGGGTTCTGTGGCTGCTGGAGGAGTTGGGTCTGGAGTACGAGGTCGTGCGCTATGCGCGCGACGCCCGCACCCGTCTGGCGCCCCCGGCCCTGCGCGCCGTCCACCCCCTGGGCAAATCGCCGGTCATCCAGGACGGAGAGGTCGTCGTGGCCGAGACCGGCGCCATCGTCGAATATCTGCTGGACGCCTATGGCGCGGGCCGTTTGCGGCCGGCGGCGGGAACGCAAGAGGCGCGGCGCTTCACCTATTGGCTGCATTATGCGGAGGGCTCGGCCATGCCGCCGCTGCTCCTGAAGCTGGTGTTCAGCCTTCTGCCCCGTCGCGCGCCCGCCCTGCTGCGTCCCCTGGTCCAGGGCGTTTCGAACAAGGCCATCGCCGGTTTCGTCGAACCCCAGTTGCGCGATCACGTCGGCTTCTGGGAGGCGGAGCTGGGCCGATCGGAATGGTTCGCCGGCGACGGGTTCACCGCGGCCGACATCATGATGAGCTTTCCCGTCGAGGCCGGGGCCGACCGCGCCTTCGACCCCGCCGAACGCCCGCGTCTTCGGGACTTTCTGACCCGCATTCATGCTCGGCCCGCCTATCGGCGCGCGCTGGAACGCGGCGGTCCCTACGCCTACGCCTGA
- the carB gene encoding carbamoyl-phosphate synthase large subunit, giving the protein MPKRTDIKSILIIGAGPIVIGQACEFDYSGVQACKALKAEGYRVILVNSNPATIMTDPEVADATYIEPITPEMVEKIIVKEKPDALLPTMGGQTALNTALALHETGALAKHGVEMIGAKAEVIDKAEDRQKFRDAMDKLGLESPRSKAAHSMEEALEGLAFVGLPAVIRPSFTLAGTGGGIAFNREEFEEIVLRGLDLSPTTEVLIEESVLGWKEYEMEVVRDTADNCIIICSIENVDPMGVHTGDSITVAPALTLTDKEYQRMRTGSINVLREIGVETGGSNVQWAINPADGRMVVIEMNPRVSRSSALASKATGFPIAKVAARLAVGYTLDELQNDITQVTPASFEPSIDYVVTKIPRFAFEKYPGSEPLLGTSMKSVGEVMAIGRTFQESMQKALRGLETGLNGFDEVEIEDVAGSQDDAAARAAVVRALGVPTPDRIRVIAQAFRHGLTVEEVNAACSYEPWFLRQIADIVREEGHVRVKGLPTDPTEFRRLKAKGFSDARLAALTGKTEKAVRAARRGLNVRPVFKRIDTCAAEFASATAYMYSTYETGALGQVPECESQPSDRKKAVILGGGPNRIGQGIEFDYCCCHAAFAFDDIGVESIMVNCNPETVSTDYDTSDRLYFEPLTAEDVLELIEVERSNGTLIGCVVQFGGQTPLKLAHALQDDGVPVLGTSVDSIDLAEDRERFQQMLEAIGLRQPPNGLARSAEEAAQKAEEVGYPVVLRPSYVLGGRGMMIVHDREQLDRYVHEAMRVSGDDPVLIDHYLNRATEVDVDALCDDETVFVAGVLEHIEEAGVHSGDSACSMPPWSLRPETVAELKRQTTEMAKALKVRGLMNVQFAIEEPHSAEPRIFVLEVNPRASRTAPFVAKTIGQPIAAIAAKVMAGVPLKSFGLTDKPYDHIAVKEAVFPFARFAGVDTILGPEMRSTGEVMGLDWKRDGEADMAPAFARAFAKSQIGGGTTLPTSGCAFISVKDEDKPFIVDAARTLLAEGFSLMATGGTHSYLVEQGLEVKLVKKVLEGRPHIVDAMKNGEVQLVFNTTSGKQSLQDSFSLRRTALMMKIPYYTTTAGSLAAAQAIGAIKAGDLDVRPIQNYA; this is encoded by the coding sequence ATGCCCAAGCGCACAGACATCAAGTCCATCCTCATCATCGGCGCCGGCCCCATCGTCATCGGCCAGGCGTGCGAGTTCGACTATTCCGGGGTTCAGGCGTGCAAGGCGCTGAAGGCGGAAGGCTACCGGGTCATCCTGGTCAACTCCAACCCCGCCACCATCATGACGGACCCGGAGGTGGCCGACGCCACCTATATCGAGCCGATCACGCCCGAGATGGTCGAGAAGATCATCGTCAAGGAAAAACCCGACGCCCTCTTGCCCACCATGGGCGGCCAGACGGCGCTGAACACGGCCCTGGCCCTGCATGAAACCGGCGCATTGGCAAAGCATGGCGTCGAGATGATCGGCGCCAAGGCCGAGGTGATCGACAAGGCCGAGGACCGTCAGAAGTTCCGCGACGCCATGGACAAGCTGGGTCTGGAGAGCCCCCGCTCCAAGGCCGCCCATTCGATGGAGGAGGCGCTGGAGGGGCTGGCGTTCGTCGGCTTGCCCGCCGTGATCCGCCCGTCCTTCACCCTGGCCGGCACCGGCGGCGGCATCGCCTTCAACCGCGAGGAGTTCGAGGAGATCGTCCTGCGCGGCCTGGACCTGTCGCCGACCACCGAGGTGCTGATCGAAGAGTCCGTCCTGGGCTGGAAGGAATACGAGATGGAGGTCGTCCGCGACACGGCGGACAACTGCATCATCATCTGCTCCATCGAGAACGTGGATCCGATGGGCGTCCACACCGGCGACTCGATCACCGTCGCCCCGGCCCTGACGCTGACGGATAAAGAATATCAGCGGATGCGGACGGGATCGATCAACGTCCTGCGCGAGATCGGGGTCGAGACGGGCGGATCGAACGTCCAGTGGGCGATCAATCCCGCCGACGGCCGCATGGTGGTGATCGAGATGAACCCGCGCGTATCGCGCTCCTCGGCCCTGGCGTCCAAGGCCACCGGCTTCCCCATCGCCAAGGTCGCGGCGCGTCTGGCCGTCGGCTATACGCTGGACGAGCTTCAGAACGACATCACCCAGGTCACGCCGGCGTCGTTCGAGCCGTCGATCGACTATGTCGTCACCAAGATCCCGCGCTTCGCCTTCGAGAAATATCCGGGCTCGGAACCCTTGCTGGGCACCTCGATGAAGTCGGTGGGCGAGGTCATGGCCATCGGCCGCACCTTCCAGGAATCGATGCAGAAGGCCCTGCGCGGGCTGGAGACGGGCCTGAACGGCTTCGACGAGGTGGAGATCGAGGACGTCGCGGGGTCGCAGGACGACGCGGCCGCCCGCGCCGCCGTGGTCCGCGCCCTGGGCGTGCCCACCCCCGACCGCATCCGCGTCATCGCCCAGGCTTTCCGCCACGGCCTGACGGTGGAAGAGGTCAACGCCGCCTGTTCCTACGAGCCCTGGTTCCTGCGCCAGATCGCCGACATCGTGCGCGAGGAAGGCCACGTCCGGGTCAAGGGGCTGCCGACCGACCCGACCGAGTTCCGCCGCCTGAAGGCCAAGGGCTTCTCCGACGCCCGCCTGGCCGCCCTGACCGGCAAGACGGAAAAGGCGGTCCGCGCCGCCCGTCGCGGCCTGAACGTCCGCCCGGTGTTCAAGCGCATCGACACCTGCGCGGCCGAGTTCGCCAGCGCCACCGCCTATATGTATTCGACCTATGAGACCGGCGCCCTGGGCCAGGTTCCGGAGTGCGAGAGCCAGCCCTCGGACAGGAAGAAGGCCGTCATCCTGGGCGGCGGTCCGAACCGGATCGGCCAGGGGATCGAGTTCGACTACTGCTGCTGCCACGCGGCCTTCGCCTTCGACGACATCGGCGTCGAGTCGATCATGGTCAACTGCAACCCCGAGACCGTCTCCACCGACTACGACACCTCCGACCGCCTGTATTTCGAGCCCCTGACGGCCGAGGACGTGCTGGAGTTGATCGAGGTCGAACGCTCGAACGGCACGCTGATCGGCTGCGTCGTCCAGTTCGGCGGCCAGACCCCGCTGAAGCTGGCCCACGCGCTGCAGGACGACGGCGTTCCGGTGCTGGGCACGTCCGTCGACTCCATCGACCTGGCCGAGGACCGCGAACGCTTCCAGCAGATGCTGGAGGCCATCGGCCTGCGCCAGCCGCCCAACGGCCTGGCCCGTTCGGCCGAGGAAGCCGCGCAGAAGGCCGAAGAAGTCGGCTATCCGGTCGTCCTGCGCCCCTCCTATGTGCTGGGCGGACGCGGCATGATGATCGTCCACGACCGCGAGCAACTGGACCGCTACGTCCACGAGGCCATGCGGGTGTCGGGCGACGATCCGGTCCTGATCGACCACTATCTGAACCGCGCCACCGAGGTGGACGTGGACGCCCTGTGCGACGACGAGACGGTCTTCGTCGCCGGGGTGCTGGAACATATCGAGGAGGCCGGCGTCCACTCGGGCGACAGCGCCTGCTCCATGCCGCCCTGGTCGCTGCGGCCCGAGACGGTGGCCGAGCTGAAGCGCCAGACCACCGAAATGGCCAAGGCCCTGAAGGTGCGCGGCCTGATGAACGTCCAGTTCGCCATCGAGGAGCCGCACAGCGCCGAACCCCGCATCTTCGTGCTGGAAGTGAACCCGCGCGCCAGCCGCACGGCGCCGTTCGTCGCCAAGACCATCGGCCAGCCCATCGCCGCCATCGCCGCCAAGGTCATGGCGGGCGTGCCGCTGAAGTCCTTCGGCCTGACCGACAAGCCGTATGACCATATCGCGGTCAAGGAGGCGGTCTTCCCGTTCGCCCGCTTCGCCGGGGTCGACACCATCCTGGGCCCGGAAATGCGTTCGACCGGCGAGGTCATGGGCCTGGACTGGAAGCGCGACGGCGAGGCCGACATGGCCCCCGCCTTCGCCCGAGCCTTCGCCAAATCCCAGATCGGCGGCGGCACGACCCTGCCCACCTCGGGCTGCGCCTTCATCTCGGTCAAGGACGAGGACAAGCCCTTCATCGTCGACGCCGCCCGCACCCTGCTGGCCGAGGGCTTCAGCCTGATGGCCACCGGCGGCACCCACAGCTACCTGGTCGAACAGGGGCTGGAGGTGAAACTGGTCAAGAAGGTGCTGGAAGGCCGCCCGCACATCGTGGACGCCATGAAGAACGGCGAGGTCCAGCTGGTCTTCAACACCACCTCGGGCAAGCAGTCGCTGCAGGACAGCTTCAGCCTGCGGCGCACCGCCCTGATGATGAAGATTCCCTACTACACCACCACGGCGGGTTCCCTTGCGGCGGCCCAGGCCATCGGCGCGATCAAGGCCGGCGACCTGGACGTCCGCCCGATCCAGAACTACGCCTGA
- a CDS encoding cell wall hydrolase: protein MSHSSQTRAVSRADHVVKIKPMTAAAAFGGLVGLAIGCAYLGGTTARATALRAQAEQIQGAASAGFTEEALAAAAGGLDASALSIARRHDPYTSVGAPQRDRQAELLSARLEQLRAPGDLRQASLGVPTPARPFQLGHALDASRDLDCLTQAVYYEARGEGRDGMKAVAQVVLNRVRHPAFPKTVCGVVFQGATRGSGCQFSFTCSGVMRGRVNPAAWDRARAVASGALSGSVFAAVGSATHFHTTHVSPGWRGSLVQVSQIGSHLFYRFGGRSGASSAFTYAARPSTSADQPRLIHAVDRAPADAAQPSQPVAYSAVAAPEKPTATTPAATPAPRQAAAATEAPAPAPVRTARSAAVAKVEAAANPV from the coding sequence TTGTCGCATTCCTCGCAGACGCGCGCCGTTTCGCGCGCCGATCATGTGGTCAAAATCAAGCCCATGACGGCGGCGGCGGCCTTTGGCGGTCTGGTGGGACTGGCGATCGGGTGCGCCTATCTGGGCGGAACGACGGCGCGCGCGACGGCGCTGCGCGCCCAGGCCGAACAGATTCAGGGCGCGGCCTCCGCCGGCTTCACCGAAGAGGCCCTGGCCGCCGCGGCCGGCGGTCTGGACGCCAGCGCCCTGTCGATCGCCCGCCGCCACGACCCCTACACCAGCGTCGGCGCCCCCCAGCGCGACCGCCAGGCCGAACTGCTGTCGGCCCGCCTCGAACAGCTCCGCGCGCCTGGCGACCTGCGCCAGGCCAGTCTCGGCGTCCCGACGCCCGCCCGCCCCTTCCAACTGGGTCACGCCCTGGACGCCAGCCGCGACCTGGATTGCCTGACCCAGGCCGTCTATTACGAAGCGCGCGGCGAAGGCCGCGACGGCATGAAGGCGGTGGCCCAGGTGGTCCTGAACCGCGTTCGCCACCCCGCCTTCCCCAAGACCGTCTGCGGCGTGGTCTTCCAGGGCGCGACCCGCGGCAGCGGCTGTCAGTTCTCCTTCACCTGTTCGGGCGTGATGCGCGGGCGGGTCAACCCCGCCGCCTGGGACCGCGCCCGCGCGGTGGCCTCCGGCGCCCTGTCGGGTTCGGTCTTCGCCGCCGTCGGCTCGGCCACCCACTTCCACACCACCCATGTGTCGCCGGGCTGGCGCGGCTCCCTGGTTCAGGTCAGTCAGATCGGCAGCCACCTGTTCTATCGTTTCGGCGGTCGTTCGGGCGCCAGCAGCGCCTTCACCTACGCCGCGCGCCCCTCGACCTCTGCGGACCAACCCCGCCTGATCCACGCCGTGGACCGCGCCCCGGCGGACGCAGCCCAGCCGTCGCAGCCCGTCGCCTATTCGGCCGTCGCGGCCCCGGAGAAGCCGACTGCGACGACGCCTGCCGCGACGCCGGCTCCGCGCCAGGCCGCCGCCGCGACCGAGGCCCCTGCGCCTGCGCCGGTTCGCACGGCCCGCTCCGCTGCGGTCGCCAAGGTCGAAGCCGCCGCCAACCCGGTCTAG
- a CDS encoding mitochondrial fission ELM1 family protein: protein MSAPLSLWVISDGRAGIENQALGLAEAVQRLTPAQIVVKRIRWRPLFDRWPSALKTPAMLDPASAPLAPPWPDLWIAAGRATLPLSLRMSRLEGERPLVVQVQDPRWKTSRYDMVVAPAHDGLSGDNVFEITGSPHRITPRRIAEAAPAFAERIDALPRPRVAVLIGGRSRAFDLTEAHAAALADRIAQAVRTAGGSLMLTFSRRTPDAARAVLTARLSDLPGWIWDGAGDNPLFAFLHAADHILVTEDSANMAAEAASTGQPVHILPMVPLKPAGKFARLHADLRARGAARPFDGTLAPWTYAPLAETDRAARAVLEVMRTR, encoded by the coding sequence ATGTCCGCTCCCCTCTCCCTCTGGGTCATTTCGGACGGCCGGGCGGGGATCGAGAACCAGGCCCTGGGCCTGGCAGAGGCGGTCCAGCGCCTGACCCCGGCCCAGATCGTCGTCAAACGCATCCGCTGGCGCCCCTTGTTCGACCGCTGGCCCTCGGCCCTGAAGACGCCGGCCATGCTGGACCCGGCGTCGGCGCCGTTGGCCCCGCCGTGGCCCGACCTGTGGATCGCCGCCGGGCGCGCCACCCTGCCCCTGTCGTTGCGGATGAGCCGGCTTGAGGGCGAACGCCCCCTGGTCGTCCAGGTGCAGGATCCGCGCTGGAAGACGTCCCGCTACGACATGGTGGTGGCTCCGGCCCATGACGGCCTGTCGGGCGACAATGTCTTCGAGATCACCGGCTCGCCTCACCGCATCACGCCCCGGCGCATCGCCGAGGCGGCGCCCGCCTTCGCCGAACGGATCGACGCCCTGCCGCGCCCGCGCGTCGCCGTCCTGATCGGCGGCCGCTCCCGGGCTTTCGACCTGACCGAGGCCCATGCCGCCGCCCTGGCCGACCGGATCGCGCAGGCCGTTCGGACGGCGGGCGGCTCGCTGATGCTGACCTTCTCGCGCCGCACGCCCGATGCGGCCAGGGCCGTCCTGACCGCGCGCCTGTCGGACCTGCCCGGCTGGATCTGGGACGGCGCCGGCGACAACCCCCTGTTCGCCTTCCTGCACGCCGCCGACCACATTCTGGTGACGGAAGACAGCGCCAACATGGCCGCAGAGGCCGCGTCGACCGGCCAGCCGGTCCACATCCTGCCGATGGTCCCGCTGAAGCCCGCCGGCAAGTTCGCCCGCCTGCACGCCGACCTTCGCGCGCGCGGCGCCGCCCGCCCGTTCGACGGGACGCTGGCCCCCTGGACCTACGCCCCTTTGGCCGAGACCGACCGCGCCGCCCGTGCGGTGCTGGAGGTGATGCGGACACGGTGA
- a CDS encoding dicarboxylate/amino acid:cation symporter, with translation MSRSRFAAFFTSLSFFVVVALVAGVAVGAAAQNAHASWLAPALGALEGLGQVWLNALRMTVMPLVFSLLVTGIVSIADAAATGRIAARSLMVFGLMLVAATVYAILAGLGLLSLWPVDPEAGRAMLAGIPADAAATVGQAAQTNALEAFLSSLAPSNVIKAAADDGVLAVVVFAVAFGFAATRIRPDLRRPLAGFFEAVAEIMVVIVHWILLAAPFGVFALALGVGLRAGLGVAGTLAHYVAILCLSQIGLILLIYAAVSLGGRISLGRFARAAAPAQVVAVSTQSSLASLPVMIERAREGLGVPQASAGLVLPLAVAVFRITSPVANLAVCLYVAQLNGIELGLGALVAGGLTAIAVSIASVGLPGQVSFFAAIGPICLAMGLPIGVLPILLAVEVIPDIFRTVGNVTADLAATRIVAGEDGAGEDAAPETDPAS, from the coding sequence ATGAGCCGTTCCCGTTTCGCCGCCTTCTTCACCTCTCTGAGCTTCTTCGTCGTCGTGGCCCTGGTCGCCGGGGTGGCGGTCGGCGCGGCCGCCCAGAACGCCCACGCTTCATGGCTGGCCCCTGCCCTGGGGGCGCTGGAGGGGCTGGGCCAGGTCTGGCTGAACGCCCTGAGGATGACGGTCATGCCGCTGGTCTTCAGCCTGCTGGTGACGGGGATCGTCTCTATCGCCGATGCGGCGGCGACCGGGCGGATCGCGGCGCGGTCGCTGATGGTGTTCGGCCTGATGCTGGTCGCGGCGACAGTCTATGCGATCCTGGCGGGTCTGGGCCTGCTGAGCCTGTGGCCCGTCGATCCCGAGGCCGGGCGCGCCATGCTGGCGGGGATTCCCGCCGATGCGGCGGCGACCGTGGGGCAGGCCGCCCAGACCAACGCCCTGGAGGCGTTCCTGTCCAGCCTGGCGCCGTCCAACGTCATCAAGGCGGCGGCCGACGACGGGGTGCTGGCCGTCGTGGTCTTCGCCGTGGCCTTCGGTTTCGCCGCCACGCGCATCCGCCCCGATTTGCGGCGCCCCCTGGCGGGATTCTTCGAGGCGGTGGCCGAGATCATGGTGGTGATCGTCCACTGGATCCTGCTGGCCGCGCCGTTCGGGGTCTTCGCCCTGGCCCTGGGCGTGGGCCTGCGCGCCGGCCTGGGGGTGGCGGGGACGCTGGCCCACTATGTCGCCATCCTGTGCCTGAGCCAGATCGGCCTGATCCTGCTGATCTATGCGGCAGTGAGCCTGGGGGGGCGCATCTCCTTGGGCCGGTTCGCCCGCGCCGCCGCCCCGGCCCAGGTGGTGGCGGTGTCGACCCAGTCGTCCCTGGCCAGCCTGCCGGTGATGATCGAGCGGGCGCGCGAGGGGCTGGGCGTGCCGCAGGCGTCTGCGGGCCTCGTTCTGCCCCTGGCGGTGGCGGTGTTCCGCATCACCAGCCCGGTCGCCAATCTGGCCGTCTGTCTCTATGTGGCCCAGTTGAACGGAATCGAGCTGGGGCTGGGCGCGCTGGTCGCCGGCGGGCTGACGGCCATCGCCGTCTCCATCGCCTCGGTCGGCCTGCCGGGCCAGGTCAGCTTCTTCGCCGCCATCGGCCCGATCTGCCTGGCCATGGGCCTGCCCATCGGCGTCCTGCCGATCCTGCTGGCGGTCGAGGTGATCCCCGACATCTTCCGCACCGTCGGCAACGTCACCGCCGACCTGGCCGCGACCCGGATCGTGGCCGGCGAAGATGGGGCGGGAGAGGACGCCGCGCCGGAAACCGACCCGGCGTCCTGA
- a CDS encoding cysteine protease — protein MTRLHKLVPMIGGLLLSKGGRRLAGRHAGKLALATLAYEVWRSRRERGRANAAPTTPTTNPTTTPPQPRRQPRWSGRTPR, from the coding sequence ATGACCCGACTGCACAAGCTGGTTCCGATGATCGGCGGCCTTCTGCTGTCCAAGGGCGGACGCCGCCTGGCGGGCCGCCACGCCGGCAAGCTGGCCTTGGCCACCCTGGCCTACGAGGTCTGGCGCAGCCGCCGCGAGCGCGGCCGCGCGAACGCCGCCCCGACGACCCCGACCACGAACCCGACGACGACCCCGCCGCAGCCCCGGCGCCAGCCGCGCTGGAGCGGCCGCACGCCGCGTTAG
- a CDS encoding cell wall hydrolase, which yields MTLTQWTSVWRALKRSAATLPAVGAVLGVALAAGSTERPDVDRTAEAVAHITGGDLGGKGLSALEARLTPSQLALAQRHDPRLLQPALYGLTPGWESLTLGGKPSLDLGKTGLEAQRLNAALPTAAGALRPAQPFVFKGGAEDRRRALRCLTQAVYFEAALEPDAGQAAVAQVVLNRVRDPNYADTVCGVVFEGAERTTGCQFSFTCDGSLAQSPVPWAWERARKVADRALNGAVAQPVGTATHYHADYVHPWWAPTVAKVTQIGAHVFYRWKGLAGETAAFSSVYRGHEPTIDEARFARPRLPVLQAGQAKGGADPNAVVSGAPMKTVEVEGRQRVVGVVSLGGRRLPTREEVAAINARLSTLDAPKPAARPAPEGVTPMEVEEVGRPAR from the coding sequence ATGACCCTGACGCAGTGGACATCGGTGTGGCGGGCGCTGAAGCGTTCGGCGGCGACGCTGCCGGCCGTCGGCGCCGTGCTGGGTGTCGCCCTGGCCGCCGGATCGACCGAACGCCCCGACGTCGACCGCACCGCCGAGGCGGTGGCGCACATCACCGGCGGCGACCTGGGCGGCAAGGGGCTGTCGGCGCTCGAAGCGCGTCTGACGCCGTCTCAGCTGGCCCTGGCGCAACGGCATGACCCGCGCCTGCTGCAGCCAGCCCTCTATGGCCTGACGCCGGGGTGGGAGAGCCTGACCCTGGGGGGCAAGCCGTCGCTGGACCTGGGCAAGACCGGGCTGGAGGCTCAGCGGCTGAATGCGGCCTTGCCCACGGCGGCGGGGGCGTTGCGGCCCGCCCAGCCGTTCGTCTTCAAGGGCGGCGCAGAGGACCGCCGCCGGGCCCTGCGCTGCCTGACCCAGGCCGTCTATTTCGAGGCGGCGCTGGAGCCCGACGCCGGCCAGGCCGCCGTCGCCCAGGTGGTGCTGAACCGGGTGCGCGATCCCAACTATGCCGACACCGTGTGCGGGGTGGTGTTCGAGGGCGCCGAGCGGACGACCGGCTGCCAGTTCAGCTTCACCTGCGATGGCTCCCTGGCCCAGTCGCCCGTGCCCTGGGCGTGGGAGCGGGCGCGCAAGGTCGCGGACCGCGCCCTGAACGGCGCCGTGGCCCAGCCGGTCGGAACCGCCACCCACTATCACGCCGACTACGTCCACCCCTGGTGGGCGCCGACGGTGGCCAAGGTGACGCAGATCGGGGCGCACGTCTTCTATCGCTGGAAGGGATTGGCCGGCGAAACCGCCGCCTTCAGCAGCGTCTATCGCGGGCATGAGCCGACGATCGACGAGGCGCGCTTCGCCAGGCCGCGCTTGCCCGTGCTTCAGGCCGGTCAGGCCAAGGGCGGCGCCGACCCGAACGCCGTCGTCTCGGGCGCGCCGATGAAGACGGTGGAGGTCGAAGGCCGGCAGCGCGTCGTCGGCGTGGTCAGTCTGGGGGGACGCCGCCTGCCGACCCGCGAGGAGGTGGCGGCCATCAACGCCCGACTGTCGACCCTGGACGCGCCCAAGCCCGCCGCCCGGCCGGCGCCGGAGGGCGTGACGCCGATGGAGGTCGAGGAAGTCGGTCGGCCTGCGCGCTGA